The following proteins come from a genomic window of Miscanthus floridulus cultivar M001 chromosome 2, ASM1932011v1, whole genome shotgun sequence:
- the LOC136537277 gene encoding endochitinase A-like, protein MGEWLPPNVGAKDDSPPVLSATTMVSRDPSAASPSVRPMSGAVAWATGGIGRATASGTATVASVYVLPITAAATSAYVSGASTSGVAPATVGAISAAGSSIRPIIASGITSVTSCSAISEGVPRAPAPACPAEGTGAIAGGV, encoded by the coding sequence ATGGGCGAGTGGCTGCCCCCCAATGTTGGGGCCAAGGACGATTCCCCGCCGGTCCTCTCTGCCACCACCATGGTGTCCAGggacccctcggccgcgtcccCCTCTGTACGGCCCATGTCGGGTGCCGTCGCTTGGGCCACCGGTGGCATAGGTCGCGCCACTGCCTCGGGCACTGCTACGGTTGCATCTGTCTATGTCCTACCTATCACAGCCGCTGCCACCTCCGCCTACGTTAGTGGGGCCTCGACCAGCGGTGTCGCACCAGCCACGGTCGGCGCCATAAGCGCGGCCGGCAGCTCCATCCGCCCCATCATCGCCAGCGGTATCacctctgtcaccagctgctcaGCGATCTCCGAGGGCGTCCCTCGAGCCCCAGCGCCCGCTTGTCCCGCTGAGGGCACGGGCGCCATCGCGGGAGGCGTGTGA
- the LOC136533321 gene encoding protein IN2-1 homolog B-like isoform X2: protein MNSLAFPGCTSPLTPASTAPGPHPLPSPRIKIRCPRLEDAAHHHLRARSSSRTRIVAMAPALPVSPKEALPSPLTSASEPPPLFDGTTRLYVAYHCPFAQRAWIARNYKGLQDKIKIVAIDLADRPAWYKEKVYPENKVPSLEHNNQVNGESLDLVKYFDSNFEGPSLLPEDPAKKQFAEELLAYTDAFNKALYSSLLSKEDVSEETVAALDKIEDALGKFNEGPFFLGQFSLVDIAYVPFIERFQIFYSNIKNYDITKGRPNLQKFIEEVNKIDAYTQTKLDPQFLLEQTKKRLGV, encoded by the exons ATGAATTCGCTCGCTTTCCCTGGCTGCACGTCACCACTGACGCCCGCCTCCACCGCTCCCGGCCCCCATCCCCTCCCATCACCGCGTATAAAGATTCGCTGCCCGCGACTAGAAGATGCAGCTCATCACCACCTCCGCGCTCGAAGCTCCTCCCGAACCCGTATCGTCGCCATGGCACCCGCCTTGCCTGTAAG CCCCAAGGAAGCGCTGCCGTCTCCCCTGACCTCCGCCTCCGAGCCCCCTCCCCTCTTCGATGGCACCACCAG GTTGTACGTTGCATATCATTGCCCGTTCGCGCAGCGCGCTTGGATTGCCAGGAACTACAAG GGTTTGCAGGACAAGATTAAGATAGTTGCCATCGATCTTGCTGATAGGCCAGCATGGTACAAGGAgaaggtttatccagaaaacaag GTGCCTTCTCTGGAGCACAACAACCAGGTGAATGGAGAGAGCTTGGATCTGGTTAAGTACTTTGACAGCAACTTCGAAGGTCCATCGTTGCTCCCTGAG GATCCTGCAAAGAAGCAGTTCGCTGAGGAGCTGCTTGCATATACTGATGCATTTAACAAAGCATTATACTCATCTTTACTCAGCAAGGAAGATGTGTCTGAGGAAACTG TCGCTGCTTTGGATAAAATAGAAGACGCCCTGGGGAAATTTAATGAGGGCCCGTTCTTCCTTGGTCAGTTCAGTCTG GTGGACATTGCGTATGTACCATTCATCGAGAGGTTTCAGATATTCTATTCCAACATAAAGAACTATGATATCACAAAGGGCAGACCCAACCTTCAGAAGTTCATTGAG GAAGTGAACAAGATCGATGCATATACACAGACTAAACTGGACCCACAGTTTTTACTTGAGCAGACAAAGAAGCGGCTTGGGGTATGA
- the LOC136533321 gene encoding protein IN2-1 homolog B-like isoform X1: protein MAPALPVSPKEALPSPLTSASEPPPLFDGTTRLYVAYHCPFAQRAWIARNYKGLQDKIKIVAIDLADRPAWYKEKVYPENKVPSLEHNNQVNGESLDLVKYFDSNFEGPSLLPEDPAKKQFAEELLAYTDAFNKALYSSLLSKEDVSEETVAALDKIEDALGKFNEGPFFLGQFSLVDIAYVPFIERFQIFYSNIKNYDITKGRPNLQKFIEEVNKIDAYTQTKLDPQFLLEQTKKRLGIA, encoded by the exons ATGGCACCCGCCTTGCCTGTAAG CCCCAAGGAAGCGCTGCCGTCTCCCCTGACCTCCGCCTCCGAGCCCCCTCCCCTCTTCGATGGCACCACCAG GTTGTACGTTGCATATCATTGCCCGTTCGCGCAGCGCGCTTGGATTGCCAGGAACTACAAG GGTTTGCAGGACAAGATTAAGATAGTTGCCATCGATCTTGCTGATAGGCCAGCATGGTACAAGGAgaaggtttatccagaaaacaag GTGCCTTCTCTGGAGCACAACAACCAGGTGAATGGAGAGAGCTTGGATCTGGTTAAGTACTTTGACAGCAACTTCGAAGGTCCATCGTTGCTCCCTGAG GATCCTGCAAAGAAGCAGTTCGCTGAGGAGCTGCTTGCATATACTGATGCATTTAACAAAGCATTATACTCATCTTTACTCAGCAAGGAAGATGTGTCTGAGGAAACTG TCGCTGCTTTGGATAAAATAGAAGACGCCCTGGGGAAATTTAATGAGGGCCCGTTCTTCCTTGGTCAGTTCAGTCTG GTGGACATTGCGTATGTACCATTCATCGAGAGGTTTCAGATATTCTATTCCAACATAAAGAACTATGATATCACAAAGGGCAGACCCAACCTTCAGAAGTTCATTGAG GAAGTGAACAAGATCGATGCATATACACAGACTAAACTGGACCCACAGTTTTTACTTGAGCAGACAAAGAAGCGGCTTGGG ATTGCTTAA
- the LOC136533336 gene encoding uncharacterized protein, protein MLLNSMDHSLFVIKEITKVISSRLLRITWVTSSTKKKTLRKMACTKLTARKRTIMMPTRRMRFTLGKCVPPHLVEALRNMVEEPQEEQPVEVPIKEPLEEKLEDEPMDEETEEGPMFEELMEIEESDEEPMEEDEQGVRMELVILKKVMLLTTLILMMGVMMVVMMEMMVMIVEIMVMMVTVMEEMVEMTVMTTMPHCWLRGGPWRSTMICRVMPTTTQSFSPLYAATTPDAPCSTGQSIGPTPTTPASGRRRCTSTKGVGCATSTMLSQHGSHV, encoded by the exons ATGTTGCTGAATTCAATGGATCATTCATTATTCGTCATAAAGGAAATTACCAA GGTCATCAGTTCGAGGTTGCTGAGGATCACTTGGGTGACCAGCAGTACCAAGAAgaaaactttgaggaag ATGGCCTGCACCAAGTTGACAGCCCGCAAGCGTACCATTATGATGCCAACAAGGAGGATGAGGTTCACGCTGGGCAAGTGCGTTCCTCCACACCTAGTTGAGGCATTGAGGAACATGGTGGAGGAACCCCAGGAGGAACagcctgtggaggtgcccataaAGGAACCTCTAGAGGAAAAGTTGGAAGATGAACCCATGGATGAGGAGACAGAAGAGGGgcccatgtttgaggagctcatGGAGATAGAAGAATCTGATGAGGAGCCCATGGAGGAAGATGAACAGGGGGTCAGGATGGAGCTGGTgatcctaaagaaggtgatgcttCTGACAACTCTGATTCTAATGATGGGGGTAATGATGGtagtgatgatggagatgatggtgatgataGTAGAGATAATGGTGATGATGGTGACGGTgatggaggagatggtggagatgacTGTGATGACTACCATGCCGCACTGCTGGCTAAGAGGTGGACCAtggagatccactatgatttgtagggtgatgcctactaccacccaaAGCTTCTCTCCCTTGTACGCCGCTACCACACCAGATGCACCGTGCAGTACGGGacagagcattggacccaccccgactacaccggcttctgggagacgGAGGTGTACATCCACGAAGGGagtcgggtgcgctacatccaccatgCTATCACAGCATGGCTCACACGTGTAG
- the LOC136537278 gene encoding uncharacterized protein — MGKAYLQVALENAMLKQQQGGPDVEAPSILTESPQGTDEAMETPTPAPTLTHRRISHQYMAQNMQNNGNAPPKVRDKRGEFLKGHLPVFKHSTDPLQADDWLRAVERQLEIAQCDDREKVFAFRSHHVPTGLMKLKKEVLALKQGSMSVAEYCGKFIQLSRYAPTEVEDDDKRQELFMEGHYSNRCPNKLANMQQNYVRGKVNHVTAETAQEAPDVVIGTFPVNSNSATVLFDSGASHSFIAYTFIKKHGIPICVMKKPILVNSPRGEMKANWVCLAASFTIRGVEFEANLIVIDSSGIDVILGMDWLRPQRAVIHCENSSVILTAPSGEKVEYAATQSALEISWVNQLKGTSIKDIQIVNEYPDVFPNELPSMPPE, encoded by the exons ATGGGGAAGGCATACCTGCAGGTTGCACTTGAGAATGCCATGTTGAAGCAGCAGCAAGGTGGTCCTGATGTGGAGGCGCCAAGTATTCTTACTGAATCACCCCAAGGAACAGATGAGGCCatggagaccccaacaccagcaccaacattgacccataggaggatttcccaccaatat ATGgctcagaacatgcagaacaatgggaatgcaccccctaaagttagagataagaggggagagtttctgaaggGACATCTGCCTGTCTTCAAGCATTCCACTGACCCTCTCCAAGCTGATGACTGGTTACGTGCAGTTGAGAGGCAACTTGAGATTGCACAATGTGATGACAGAgagaaggtttt TGCTTTCCGCTCTCATCATGTGCCTACTGGATTAATGAAACTCAAGAAGGAggtcttggctctcaagcaggggagcatgtcTGTTGCTGAGTATTGTggcaagttcatacaattgtcacggtacgCACCTACTGAAGTGGAGGATGATGACAAGAGGCAGGAACTGTTCATGGAAG gacattactccaatagatgtccTAACAAGTTGGCTAATATGCAGCAAAATTATGTTCGTGGAAAGGTTAATCATGTGACTGCAGagacagctcaggaggcacctgatgtggtgatcggtacatttccggtcaactcaaactcagctacagttcttttcgattctggtgcttcgcattctttcatagcatatactttcataaagaagcatggcatACCCatatgtgttatgaagaaacccatTTTAGTAAACTCACCCagaggggaaatgaaagcaaattggGTGTGTTTAGCTGCTAGTTTCaccataaggggggtagaatttgaAGCCAACCTTAtagtcatagactcatctggaattgatgtcatcttgggtatggactgGTTGAGGCCACAAAGGGCAGTTATACATTGTGAGAACAGTTCTGTGATTCTAACCGCTCCATCTGGAGAGAAAGTTGAGTATGCAGCAACACAGTCAGCTTTAGAAATCAGTTGGGTTAATCAATTGAAGGGAACATCCATAAAGGATATACagatagtaaatgagtatccagatgtcttccctaatgAGTTACCAAGTATGCCACCTGAATGA